From a region of the Spelaeicoccus albus genome:
- a CDS encoding DNA polymerase has product MSIVYVDLETADADRLWDYGTGFVRIAGYAVDNRPVESTTDIAAVTRTIEQADLVVGHNVLGFDLLALERYHDLDLSRLVREDRVVDTLLAARQNDPPLSGSADARRYNLDAIAKRLGLDGKITGAGGTALKALAKKFGGFDRIPADHPDYLRYLIQDVELVRELSKHLAVDDYLWREHRVMWRLNHITKHGFRVDVDLAERLIAERQTRVRAQKKQLHDVYGLPLDGKKPHTTTDGKVALEKAFIDLGIEPPRTPTGALATGKEVLMGLEAGHPDNTGLVELCRTLRAFNGERSMAQTLMDHAGKDGRVHPGVDPHQATGRISITNPGLSVMGKRDRGNVCERAMLLPDVGHVLISADLSQIDARAMAMHCQDANYIAALEPGKDMHDEMAAAVFGESGWDRSAGHHPRRGDAKAITHATSYGMGARALADNAGISHDDAERQLAALELKFPGLTAFKTWVRDDARRQVIENAFGRRMRVRPGKEYTQAPAHIGQGTARDLMMEGVLRLPEWLLPGLRAIVHDELVLSVPESRADEAEAAVLKALQFAYRTAPGKTPVPVLADKSDRGRDWADCYRSEKKNWPEVARDHRDLPTCGDSDCTWHLGNEVISEEKENAA; this is encoded by the coding sequence ATGAGCATCGTCTACGTCGACCTTGAGACCGCCGACGCCGACCGGCTCTGGGACTACGGCACCGGGTTCGTCCGGATCGCCGGCTACGCCGTCGACAACCGGCCGGTGGAAAGCACGACCGACATCGCCGCAGTGACCCGGACGATCGAGCAGGCCGACCTCGTGGTCGGGCACAACGTGCTCGGCTTCGACCTGCTGGCGCTGGAGCGTTACCACGATCTCGACCTTTCACGCCTGGTGCGCGAGGACCGTGTCGTGGACACGCTGCTCGCGGCTCGGCAGAACGACCCGCCGCTGTCAGGAAGCGCGGACGCGCGCCGGTATAACCTCGACGCGATCGCCAAGCGCCTGGGTCTCGACGGGAAGATCACCGGTGCCGGGGGCACAGCACTGAAGGCGCTGGCGAAGAAGTTCGGTGGCTTCGACCGGATCCCCGCCGACCATCCCGATTACCTGCGGTACCTGATACAGGACGTCGAACTTGTTCGGGAGTTGTCCAAGCACCTTGCCGTCGATGACTACTTGTGGCGCGAGCACCGGGTGATGTGGCGGCTGAATCACATCACCAAGCACGGCTTCCGTGTGGATGTCGATCTCGCGGAGCGCTTAATCGCCGAGCGCCAGACTCGTGTGCGGGCTCAGAAGAAGCAGCTACACGACGTCTACGGTCTGCCGCTGGACGGCAAGAAGCCGCACACGACGACTGATGGCAAGGTCGCGCTCGAGAAGGCTTTCATCGATCTTGGCATTGAGCCGCCGCGTACACCGACGGGTGCACTGGCAACCGGAAAAGAGGTACTGATGGGACTCGAAGCCGGACACCCGGACAACACCGGTTTGGTGGAGCTGTGCCGCACGCTGAGGGCATTCAACGGCGAACGGTCGATGGCGCAGACCCTCATGGATCACGCCGGCAAAGATGGGCGCGTGCATCCCGGCGTGGATCCCCACCAAGCCACCGGGCGAATCAGCATCACCAATCCCGGGCTGTCCGTGATGGGCAAGCGCGACCGCGGCAACGTCTGCGAACGAGCGATGCTCCTCCCCGACGTCGGGCACGTTCTGATCAGCGCGGACCTCTCGCAGATCGACGCGCGGGCGATGGCGATGCATTGTCAGGACGCGAACTACATCGCCGCGCTGGAGCCAGGCAAGGACATGCACGACGAGATGGCGGCGGCCGTGTTCGGCGAGAGCGGCTGGGACCGTAGCGCCGGTCACCACCCGCGTCGAGGCGATGCCAAGGCGATCACGCACGCCACGTCGTACGGCATGGGCGCGAGGGCGCTGGCTGACAACGCGGGGATCAGCCACGATGATGCCGAGCGGCAGCTTGCGGCTTTGGAGCTGAAGTTCCCGGGATTGACGGCGTTCAAGACCTGGGTACGCGACGACGCCCGTCGTCAGGTCATCGAGAACGCGTTCGGACGGCGGATGCGGGTGCGACCAGGCAAAGAGTACACACAGGCACCAGCGCACATCGGCCAAGGCACGGCGCGCGACCTGATGATGGAGGGCGTCCTGCGGCTGCCAGAGTGGCTGCTGCCAGGCCTGCGCGCAATCGTCCACGACGAGCTCGTTCTGTCCGTGCCGGAGAGCCGGGCGGACGAGGCCGAAGCCGCCGTGCTTAAGGCGCTGCAGTTTGCGTACCGAACCGCGCCAGGGAAGACCCCGGTGCCGGTTCTGGCCGACAAATCTGATCGAGGACGTGACTGGGCCGACTGCTACCGGTCAGAGAAGAAGAACTGGCCCGAGGTCGCCCGTGACCACCGTGATCTACCGACGTGCGGCGACAGCGACTGCACATGGCATCTCGGCAACGAAGTTATCTCTGAGGAGAAGGAGAACGCAGCATGA